The following is a genomic window from Ferrimicrobium sp..
CCGAAGGTACGAATGCGTCGACACGTTGGCAGGGGATGGGACAAAGGCAGCATCTCTCTGTGCAGGCAAAACAAGCTGGACGCAGCCCACAATCGCGCAAACACAAATCCAACGCCAGCGGTAGAGTTTGCTGGGCACGCTATCTTCGCCAAGCGTGGACTGTCTTGCACTAGAGTTTGGAGTCCCGTGCCGACCGGTGCAATGGACCGGTAACCGATTCAAGTACACAAACCACCGTTCGATCGCCCGCCGCCCAGCTTCCGACTGAGGGCAAAAGATAGGTGAAGAACAACTTCGAACGCTCATAGGGCACACCTACAAAGCCCGCAAAGCGGTCGAGACACTCTCCATTGGCCTCAGCATCAAGCGACTGTGGATAGCTCGCCGATGGCCCACCCGGAACCTTGGCGAGCCCAAAAACCTGTTGAGTGTGAGGTTCGCTACAGGGGATAACCGTGATTGAGGTCAAGTCCGCTTGAATTTTTTTGGGCGGCACGAGGCACTGACCTACTGTGAGTTTGAAGACCGAGACTGTTTTTGTGCTACTCGACGAGATGAGTCCGCATGCAGAGGCTACGCTGGCCAACAGCACAACCAGCAACACCTTGATGGGACGAATCCCTACGCGCAGAGCACTCGTCTGCTCTCTCTTTGTCATCCCCACGGCCCCGATTCTAGCTCGATACCGCAACTCGCCTCTAGCCCAAATGCCAACACGTCCTCGAGGACGAGTGCGCTCCCATCTACCGATGATTCGTCGCATAGAACACCACACCCACGTTCCTAAAAAATCGCGGGCAAAATCCAGAGAATGGGCCATCTCAAACCCTGCCTGACATGATCAATCGTGCTAAAATATCGCTTCGGATAGTGCTGAAGATTGTGTGCCTGTGTGCAGCATCACTCCCAGTGGCTCGTGCTGCTTTTCAAGAGGGGTTAGTGAGTGAGCCGCCATCATCGTGGAGTCGTGTGCCAGCTCGGGGGAGGGATAAGGATGGCGGTGAACGTCAATGCGAGACTGACCGACGCGTTGGAATCTACCACGGCTGACACCTTCTGCATCCCCAGCGGAGCAACTCCTGGGGGCGTCGCGTCTCTGCCTTTGACGCCTTCGAGAAAGCTCTCGCATACCCGAGTCTCAGCAAGGCAGCAAATCCGACTCACGTGTTGTCCCACAGTCAGCAACGAACCATCCTTATCGAGGTGCTCACTTAAACAACGCAACGACAGCGACACGACACGACGAAGAGTCGATGTCCAGCAGCTCGTTCATGGTCTTCGGACTAAGAAAGAACAGCATCACTGGGGGAGGGGGTGCGAGACAAAGGACCAGCGACCCGACGACGACAGCGTTGGTCCATCTCCTAACTTCTGGCACCAATACCACGACAACGCATGTGGGGTCTGCGACGTTGATCAAGTCAAAAACTCGGCTACCCGAGCGGCGGAGACGAAGGGCAGCCTCGCTGGAATTGCCGTCAACACAGGACTCCTGACGTTCGAATCTCGCCTCACCAGCGCCTTTGGCATCGTTGAACCGAGGTCGACCAACACAGATCGCTGGTTCTCCCACGCGGGGAGGAGCTTAGCCCGGCATCACATCACAGGTGAGCGGTCATTTGGCATAGAGGCTTGGAGGTTGTGGGGCCATGATACCCTTCGCGGCTATGGCGTGGCCGGAGCGTCGCGCCTTCCTACTTGTCGAACATTAGTGACCATCATCCACCCCTGGATAGGTTCAAGCGATAGCCAGGATGATGGAGAGTTCACTGCTCGCTCTTCCTGCTACTTACCGCCAGCGACCGCCCATTTTGCAACAGGTAGGTGCTGGAGTGGTGCTGCAGTGCCATCGAACCTTCAGGGAGCCAGATCATGATTCATCACATCGATACGGCCGTTGAGTCGTTCGTGAGGCAGGTCGTGGGCGTTCCAAACCATGTCGCTGATGTGGTATTCGCCGCACCCAGCGCAATCACCGACTCCTCGATGGCGCGCCCCACCTTTGCGATTTACCTCTGGCAAATCGTTCCGCACCACAGCCTGAGTCGCGGAGGATTCGAAGATCACCTCGTTGGCTCTCGGCCCGCGCGAAGACCACCCTCCCCGTTCCTGAAGTTTCGCTATTTCATCACGGTGAGCGCCGGAGAGTCTCGAGATGAGCATGCGTTGCTCGGGGAGATCTTAACCTCGGTACTTGCACACGACAAGCTCCCACAGGAAACTCTCCCAGAACCGCTCAAGGGTCTTCGTATCGGCCTTGAACTAGCTGACGAGGGAGAGGAGTTCCCCGCGTCCTTGCTTGAAGCGAATAAGATCCGGTTAGGCCTCTCGATTACCGTCGCAGTTCCTGCAGAGATTGGCGAGTGGATACAACGGGGTGCTCCTATCGAGTCTGTCGCTTTATCGGCCTCTTCCATCGCTTCACCGACTCCAGCGCGAGCGGGCCGTGCCGGTGAGCAGCCACTGCGGAAAAGACGCGACGGTTCCGCCATTGTCATGGAGGGAAGATCGGAGAACAGCAAGGAGACTCCCTCATGACGACAGAGTCGCGACTTCGCTGTCAGGTGGTCGAGTCGACTCAGGCTCTAATACCTGGGGAACCCGCATCGATTGTTCTTGCGGTGACGAACGCGAGTGCCGTCATCGATGCCATTCGCGTCAACGTGGAGGGACCACCGGAGATCCATTGGAACGTCGAGCCTGAGCTGCTGGCGCTCTTTCCCGACGACAGCGGACAAGTGGTCATCCATCTCGATCCTCAGCTTGGGCTCGACGCAGGTGATCTCGACATCAACGTAGTGGTCGTTGCCACGAGCGACCCAGATGCACCCGAAGCGTTGCCCTTTCGCTTCACCGTCGCACCCGTGGCAGGCATCGCGCTGACCAGTTCGCCTACCAAACTCGTCAAACACGCTCGTGGGGTCTTCAAGCTCGACTGCACCAACGATGGCAACACTCCACTTGACATCGACTTTGGTGCTCAAGAATCTACTCATGCGTTGCGATTCACCTACGCACCACCGACGATGCGTCTGCGCCCAGGCGAGCACGCTCTCGTTTCCGTCGGGGTGCGCACAAAACGCAAGCTTCTTGGCAACGAGATCGCCTACCCGATCGATCTCATCGCAACTGCGCCAGAGACCCAAGCAAACCAACAGGTGACCTTCACTCGCCGTCCGCTCATCCCACGAGGTGCGCGCACGCTGCTCGTTCTCGGCGCGATCGTCGCAGCCTGGGCCATCATCGTTGTCGTTGCACTCACTCATGCGCTCGGCGCCTCACCTCTGTCGAAGGTTGTTCCAGCATCCTTCTACGCAACCTCTCACTCCAGCGGAACCGCACCCGCAGGAGCGGTCCCAAAGAGCGGTATCGCCATTGGCATCGGCGGAACGCTCACCGGTTCGGTGGATGCCGCTAGCACCGGCAACGGCGTGGGAAGAGTGACCGTCCAGGCCTTCAACATCAATGGTTCCCATGTCTCTCTCGTCGCCTCAGCGGCGACGACCTCCGCCGGTGTATGGTCAATCCCTGGCCTCGCACCCGGGACCTATGCGCTTGACGTCTCCGCCCCCGGGTACCAGACCACCTGGTATCCCAACACCACTTCGATTGCCACTGCGAAGCTGATCCACGTTCAGTCCTTGTCGACTATCGGGAACCTGCGCCTGGTAGCCCATGGACTCCCGGGCGCCATCAGTGGAACGGTCAACTCCGGGGAGGATCCTTCGCCTCCCATCACTGTCACTGTCTTGCCGGAGACGGGCTCGAATACCCCAAGCGGAGCCAAACCGCTTGCAACCACCACCGTCAACGCACAAGGTGACTACTCGCTGGCGAACCTGCCGACACCAGGGACCTATGACTTGAGCTTTAGCTCCGCTGGCTTCGGAGTGGGTCAAGCCGTGGATACCCTGACGGGAGGTCAACACTTCGTCGCTAACACGGTCGTCTTAACCGCGAGCCCTGGCACGATCACCGGCACGGTCACCGCTGCTGGTCAGCCCTTGGGCGGGGTCACGGTCACCGCAACGGGATCTGGGACAAAAGTTACCACCGCAACCCCAACCAGTGGACCGGTCGGGACCTATCTGCTGGCGAACCTGCCGACACCAGGGACCTATGCCATCACCTTTTCGGCACCCGGATACGGGTCAACGAGCGTCGCTGAGCAGCTCGGACCTGGTCAGAGCCTCTCGAACATCAACGTAGCGCTCACGGGAGGTGCCGGTGATGTCTCCGGGACCGTTACCTCGAGTTCAGGAGGTCCTCTCGGCGGCGTCACGGTCACGGCCAACACTGAATCGAGTGCCGTCACCACCACCACGGCGACCACCGGAGCGGAGGCGGGCTCCTATCTGCTGGCGAACCTGCCGACACCAGGGACCTATGCCATCACCTTTTCGGCACCCGGCTATCAATCACAGACCGTCGACGTTACCCTTAGCACCAACGCCACTGCTTCAGGCATCAACGCCACCTTGGCGCCCGCCACAGGCACCGTCGAAGGACTTGTTGAGACCGCAAGCGATCAGGGTTTAGCCGGGGCGAGCATCACCCTCTCGAACGGATCGACGACAATCACCACCGTAACTGCATCAACCCCTGCCGGGAGCTACGAGCTGCCAGAGGTTGCACCAGGGACCTATGCCATCACCGCAACGCTCAACGGGTACCAATCCAATACCGTCGAGGTACAGGCGGTGGCCGGCAAGACCGTTACCGCACCCAACCTCGTACTCACCTCCTCGGGACAAGCGAGCTAGCATGCGCCTCTCGGTCAACCCCTCGCGTCAGAACGTCGAACCCGGCCAAGAGGCGACCTTCACCCTTGAGGTGACCAACACCAGTAGCGTCATCAGCGGCCATCAAGTTCGTATACTCGGCCTTGACCAGGCCTGGGTCCAGATCGATGACCCTACGATCTCATTGTTCCCTGATACCAGCACATCAACTACCATCCACATCAATCTCCCCGCAACGCTTCCATCAGGGACCCGTCAGTTTGTTATTGAGGTCGAGTCGCTGACCCCGCCGACAGAGACCGATCAGGTGCGCTGTGACATCGTCATCCCTGAGCGCACCCAGATGCGTCTCTCTCTGGATCCACCAACCACGACCGCCGGCAAGGAGGCACGAATCGGTGTCCTCGTGGACAACCGGGGAACCGGGGAGGTGTCCACATCACTCACCGGAAGCGATGAACCCCAACAGATCGCCTTTAGCTTTGAGCCCGGGGATCTCAGTCTGCAACCGGGTGAGAAACTCCTCGTCTCGGCGATACTCCGAGCTAAGCGTCCATGGCTTGGTAGCCCAAAGCTGCGGAGCTTCCGAATCGCGACCACCTCCTTAGGCGAAGGGGTCATTGCCCAAGGATCCTGGGTCCAGAACCCACGCCTTAGCCGTGGCGTCCTCGCTCTCCTTGGACTCGTCGTCGCCGGTACCATCTTTGCAGCCGTCATCGCTGGTTCGCTCTCCCAAGTCGTCGATCGATCTAACGCCAACAGCACCCTCGCCCTCCAAGTGGCACAGGCTGCGCAGACGAAAGCGGTGACCGGAACTGGTTCGATCGCCGGGACCGTCGATCTGGCGACGTCGCACGCCCCCGTCAGTGGCGTCACCGTCGATCTCTATCAGCCCTCAAACCTCACCGCTCCCGCAGCCTCAGTCGCCACAACCACCCAAGGAACCTACCGTTTCTTGAACCTCGCGGCTGGTTCCTATGATCTGTCCTACACAGGTGCGGGCTTCAGTGAACTCTGGTACCCAGGAGTATCTGCGAGCAACCATGCCAAACCGGTGCAACTGCGTGATGGGCAGCGGCTCACGGGTGTCAATATCTCGATCGGTGCATTGCCCGTCTCAATTTCCGGCAAGGTAACAGGACTTCCTGCCACCGGAGCAACCCTTGCCTTGCAGCTTCCAACGAGCAATCCGCTGACGTCGGTCTCGGCAAGTTCAACGGCACCCGCATCAGCGACTCCCAATGGAGTTGTCGTCGCCTCAACCACACTTGGAACAAACGGCACCTTCTCATTCTCGAACATTCCTTCGCCAGAGACCTACCAACTCGTCCTCACCAAACAGGGGGATGCACCTGTGGTCCAGACGGTTACCCTGAGTTCGGGGGTGAGCCAGTCAGGGATTGACCTTGTCCTCACGCCAGGTAACGGGGTGATCTCTGGGCTCGTCGAGGGTGCCCAAGGACCCATTGGGGGCGCCACCATCACGGCCACCGTCGGCACTACGACCATCTCCACTGTATCGCTAACCAACGCACCCCATGTCGGCTCGTTCACCGTCAACGGACTCGCGACACCGTCGAATGTAAGCCTGAACATTAGCGCAAACGGATACGCAGCCCAAACATTGGCCATTACCCTTGCGCCAAATCAACATGTCACTGGTATCGTCGTCAACCTGGCCCCAGGAATCGGCTCCATCAGCGGCGTGGTGACAACGCCAAGTGGGACTGCCCCTGGAGGTGTCACCGTCACTGCGACGTTCGGGTCCCATACACTCACGACCGTCACTGCCAGCACCGGAACGATCGGCTCCTACACCCTTGGGAATCTGGCAGTACCGGGCACCTACACCGTAACTTTTTCGCGTTCCGATCTGCTAAGTCAGACCGTGGTGGTCCAGCTCAACGCCACTATCCCTAACGCGATCAATACCAATGCCACCATGGTGGCAAACACCGCGACACTCACGGGAGTCGTTAGCGAATCAAATGGCAGCGGCATCGGCAACGCGACGGTTGAACTCGTCTCCGGTTCGGCAACATACTCCGTCCAAACCGCGACTTCACCGACCGCCGGTGCGTACAGCATCGTGGGCATCCAGCCCGGCACCTACACTCTCAACTACACTCGAGTCGGTGGCCTACCCATCTCGTCGATCGTTACCTTAACCGCCGGAGAGGACCTCACCAAAAACCAACAGCTTTCGCCTGCAGCGGCCATCACCGCACAGGTCGTCGAGGCAACATCGGGCCAAGCGGTTGCCGGTGCCCAGATCGATCTTTACCTCTCGTCCGATTATGCCCCTGGAGCGACCCCACTGGCCACCACGACAACCAATACCAGTGGCGACTTCACGCTGTCGAATCTTGAGGCACCTCAGTCCTATCTCATTACCGTGGCCTACCCGCCGGGTAGCGCCCCGAGTACCTCATACAATGTCACAACGCAAGAGGGGGTGACGGTCTGTGCAACCAACGGATCCACCACCACCTCGAGTTGTCAGATCTCCATTCAGGTGAACGGATGAACAACGCTATGACACCATCATTTGAAGTCGTGATTCCCGATGTCGCGCTCACCCCTGGGGAGCCGATATCGAGCGTGATCCGCATCCGCAACCTCTCCGATCGTTCGCTGAACCTCAGCTGTACCCTCCTCGGCCTTGAGGCGGCTTGGTACCAGCTTCCCCAAACCGTCTATGAGCTCGCACCATTGGCAACAATCGAGGCAGCATGCGTCTTGACCCTACCTCGCGGCTATCCTCCAGCCTCGCTGCCGCTCACCTTCGTCGCCACTGAGATCAACAACCCCTCGGCGCAGCAGCGGACTACCTTTACGCTCGAGATCGGTGATGCCCGCTCAGTGGCGATACGGCTTGATCCCGACGAGATCGATGGCCGACACCGCGGTCATTTCCGCGTCATCATCCGTAATCGAGGACAGAAGGCTGAGCGCTACCGCCTGGTCGCAAAGGTGACCGACCAGTCAGCCAGAATTCATCTCGACGATCCCACCCCTCTCGTGCTCCCAGGGCAAGAGACCACCATCAATGGCAGCATCGCGACGAGGGCGAAACTCAGTGGGGCGTCGAGGCGTTTCCCCTTCTCGATCAGCGCACAAGGCCCTTCCCAGCCAGCCGAGGTCACCGGTGCCTTCGTGGCTCGCGCTGAACTCGGCACGAAAACGGCGAAAGTCGCCGTCCTCTTAGCGGTGCTTCTCGTCTGGGGAGCCCTCGCCTCGATCGGCATCACCGCATTTGACAACAGTCTCCACAAAAAGGCGATTGCCGCTCAATCGGTATCCAACCCCACCGCCCAACCCACGAAGGCAAAGGTCACTCCCACGTCGAGCACCTCGCCGTCGTCGAGCACCTCGCCGTCGTCGCACCCCTCGTCCACTTCAACAACCCCATCGGCGGCTACATCCTCAGGGGTCACCCTGACCGGCACTGTGAGTGGACTCTCGCCTGGAGGAGTGACTGTTACCGCGACTCCTGTCTCAAACACGGCCCCAGCGACCGCAGCCAACCTCTCTGGACAACCCTCCAGTCAAGGAGTCGTCTATGGCAACTCCTCCAACACCATTACGGCCAACACCCAGCTTGGGTCCCAAGTCTCAACGACCACTGCTCCGGATGGAGCCTTCGTGCTGGCGGGTCTGCGCTCGGGGGTTAGCTACCTGATCACCTTCTCCAAGCCAGGATTTACCACCCACAAGATCCTGTTCTCTCCCACGAGTTCGAGTCGTCAGGTAACGCTGAATGTCCAATTAGTTCCAGGAACCGGGTCCCTCGGCGGCACGGTCACCGGAGCCAATGGCCCGCTTGGCAATGCCAAGGTGACGGTTACGAACGGGCTTTTAACCTTCACCACCCACACCTCCTCTGTGGGCAACGCGACCGGCACCTGGTCGATCACGCAAATTTCGACCCCTGGATCCTATCTGATCACCGCGAGCGCACCGAATTATGGTACCCAAGTGACCACCGTCACGCTGGGGCCCTCAGCTTCTCAATCGAACATCACCCAGCACCTTGTCGCGAATGTCGGTTCTATCACCGGCGTCATCAGCTCCGCCACCACCGATGGTCCACTCGGCGGGGCCACCGTCACCGCCTCCAACGGATCGACCGTCTACACAGCGACCACCTTTACGACCGGCGAGGTAGGAGGCTACATCCTCCCCAATCTTCCGATACCCGCCAACTGGACCATGACCTTTGGCGATCAAGGGTATCAGACCCAGACCGAACGAGTGGCTCTCTCCGGGAACACCACTGTCTCCACTGTCCTCTCTCAATCCGGTGGGAACCTGGCGGGAACTATCACACTCCCTGATAACTCTCCAAGTACCGCCACGACCACCATTGGTCTTGTCCTCAGTAACGGATCCGAGGTCTACAAGACGCTCTCCACCTCGCGCACCGCCGGGTCCTCCACCGTCTCGTACCAATTCCCCCAAGTACTTCCTGGCACCTATACACTCACCGCTGAGGGCTTCGGCTTTGAGACGACCTCCAAGGATGTCACACTCACCCCTGGAGCCACCACCAACGCCAACCTCACTATGAGCTCCGCGCCTGCCAACGGTATCGACACCGCGACGATCACTGGATCAGTCACCGCAGCCGTCGGAGGATCTCTTGCGGGCGTACCGATCGAACTCAATGGCACTCAGACAACCACCACCAATGCCAACGGCGCCTACTCCATCAACAACGTTCCACCGGGTGTCGCAACAATCACCGCCGTCGGAACGAAAGTGACGACCCAAAGCTCGAATGGCTATACCACAACCTCCCAACAGGTGAACGTACCCTCTGGTGGCACCGTTGTGGCCCCCACCATCGTCTTGGCCGAGTTATCCTCCATCTTCGGACAGCTCCTCGACGTCACTGACAATGAACCCATTAACCAGGCTCCGATTGCAGGGTGCACGGTGACCAGCGCTCAAGTGGACCTCACCCAGAATGGGAAGGTGATCTCCTCAACAAGCGTATCCTCCGCCGACGACTATAGCTTTACTGGCGTTGCCCCTGGCAACTACGTGCTCAAGGCAAGCGCGCACTGTTTTGAACCCATCCAGATTGCTGTCAACATCACCAACGGTCAGAATCTGACCCAGCAGTTCCTGTTGAGCACCACCCCGACCTACACCATTACCGTTGAGTCTTTAGCCAGCACATCCGGTGCCACGACGACACCACAACCTGTCGTTGGTGCCTGCGTGACGATCACCCCAAAGGGCTCGAGTACTATCCCGTCGTCGGTGCAACTGACATCGAGCACGGGAGTAGCCACGTTTGTGGATCTCTCGCTAGGGACCACGTATACGGTGACGATTGACCAGTATCTGAACGCTCCAACCAGCTGTGCCGACGCAGCGGGTACCGCGATCGCAACCCAATCGACCTCTTTTACCGCAGAACCCAATGGTGAAAGCAGCGACATCTTTCTCAACCCTCAGTTTGCGACCTTTGAACTCTCCAGTCTCGCTTTCCCCTTCGTCGACTCAGCTGTGGGTAGCTCCGTCATCGACTGCGTCATCGGTGGGACATCAAACCCCACCGGGTGTCCGACCACCGTTGCCGCATCGGGAGTCACCGTGACACTCACCGGGATCGACGGCTATAGCGCATCTTCGCTCGCCGGACAGGTGGAACAAACCACTATCCAAGCCAGCGCCTCCACCACTGGGGGTACGTGGACCTTCCCTGCGAGCACCTTAGACCAGCTCATCTCGAGTTCGGCGAGACTCAATATCAGCGCCGCCGGTTTCGAACCTTTCTCCCAAGCAGTTACCCTTCCTACCTCCGGTGGAAGCGGCCAGGGCTCGCTCACCGAGTTGCTCACCCCCGACCCCATCCAAGTCAGTCTTGCCGCGCCAAATGGCCTCAGTTCTGTGGACATTCAGCCGAACTCCATCGCTCCAACAAACGAAGACACCCTGAACGCCACCACAACGATAGCGGTCAACGCAACCGCAAATGGCTACTCGTGGTCAGATCCCGCTACCGGCTATTCGAGCGGCTATGCCGAACCAGGGATCTACGAGGTGCACGGGAGTGGACCAGGCATCGCACTCGTCCCTGAGACCGTGACGGTTGGTCTTTGCAGCACAAGCACAACCCCGTGCTCACAATCTATTGACCTTGCGAATACGACCCTAACGATCACCCCGACGAACCCACCGAACGGAGGATCCCTCGCTGCTGCTTTGGCCTGCCAGAGTTCAGGATCACTCACCCCACTCGGCACCTCAGTCGACTTCGTGCCAGGGTCGGCCGTGAAGGGATCAGTAGAGTTCGCAGGGCTCACAAGTTCCAGCGCTCAGTCAGTTGTAACCTCAGATTGCACCTCAGGGTCCTACATCTACGAGCTCTCACTCAACCAGGTACTGACCTACATCACGCCGAACCCAGTATCGGCGACCTCGACCTCTTACGCTGTTGTTCGCAAGCCAACACTGACCTATGCCGTTGGCACGCTACTTGGAGAGTCCTACTCGGGTGGGCCGACAGCTCCGGTGGCTAACACATCGATTTATCTCTGCCCATCGGGGTCATCTGGGTGTTCGGATTCGAGCAGCGTTGCCACCGGTGTGACTGACGCCAACGGCAACTTCCTCATCCCCTCAGTCGCGACCTATTCCTCCACCGGTATCACCAACTCCCTGTCTAGCAGCTCCTCTTACATCGTTGGCATCTCAGGTACCGCCTATGCGCAACCGGCCTTAACCCAGACCGTCACCCCAAACGGAACATCGACCCTCATCACCGTGACCGCCAACCCGATCACCCAAGAGGTGCAAGTCACCTACAGTGGATCAGCCACAACCTCCATAACCGTGACGCCCACCACAACCACGACTGGGGTAACGGCTGAAGCTCAGTCAGGGTCTGGCTCCTGTACTAGCTCAGGGTCTGGCACCAGTTGCACGGTTACCTTCACTTTTCAGTTGGCACCGACGCAGTGGACGTTTGAGATAACCGCCTCTGGCTATACCAACGCCACACTCGGTCCCTACAGCTACGAGCCTGGCAGCCAGCAAGGTGAGGTCTCGACAAGTATCCAGGAGGTCGACACACCGGTTTCTGGCACGGTCTACGTCTCAGCCAACGCAACGAGCCCCTCTTCAACGCCGATCGGCGGTCTCGCTTTGACACTTTCCTCGACCTCTTCGGGCAGCAATTTTACGTCAGAAAAGGCTACGACTACCTCTACCGGCACTTATTCGTTCGCAACCCCCGTGCCAGCGGGGAGTTATGAGATCACCGTCGCGTCGAGCTCTGGTTACCTCGAACAGACGCCAGTGTCATTTGCCACCAACTACCCGAATCCAACGGTGGACAACTTCACCGTCTACGCCCCAGCATCGTCGCTCGATATCACTCTTACCTCATCAACAGCGGCAAGCAGCTCAGATTTGGCTGGTGCCACTGTCACCCTTGCAGCATCCGCAACGGCGACGACACCTGCTAGCTGTAGTAGTGGTGACCCGCTCCTGGCCCAGCCTCCCAGCGCCACCCAGACTACAACGGCTGTCGCAACGACCGCAGGAACCACAACCACCTACAGCGCCGACTTTGCCAGCGTTCCTCCCGATGTCTATACGATCAGCGTCAGCGGTCCCGATATCCCC
Proteins encoded in this region:
- a CDS encoding septum formation family protein, producing MTKREQTSALRVGIRPIKVLLVVLLASVASACGLISSSSTKTVSVFKLTVGQCLVPPKKIQADLTSITVIPCSEPHTQQVFGLAKVPGGPSASYPQSLDAEANGECLDRFAGFVGVPYERSKLFFTYLLPSVGSWAAGDRTVVCVLESVTGPLHRSARDSKL
- a CDS encoding Pvc16 family protein, with the protein product MIHHIDTAVESFVRQVVGVPNHVADVVFAAPSAITDSSMARPTFAIYLWQIVPHHSLSRGGFEDHLVGSRPARRPPSPFLKFRYFITVSAGESRDEHALLGEILTSVLAHDKLPQETLPEPLKGLRIGLELADEGEEFPASLLEANKIRLGLSITVAVPAEIGEWIQRGAPIESVALSASSIASPTPARAGRAGEQPLRKRRDGSAIVMEGRSENSKETPS
- a CDS encoding carboxypeptidase regulatory-like domain-containing protein, which produces MTTESRLRCQVVESTQALIPGEPASIVLAVTNASAVIDAIRVNVEGPPEIHWNVEPELLALFPDDSGQVVIHLDPQLGLDAGDLDINVVVVATSDPDAPEALPFRFTVAPVAGIALTSSPTKLVKHARGVFKLDCTNDGNTPLDIDFGAQESTHALRFTYAPPTMRLRPGEHALVSVGVRTKRKLLGNEIAYPIDLIATAPETQANQQVTFTRRPLIPRGARTLLVLGAIVAAWAIIVVVALTHALGASPLSKVVPASFYATSHSSGTAPAGAVPKSGIAIGIGGTLTGSVDAASTGNGVGRVTVQAFNINGSHVSLVASAATTSAGVWSIPGLAPGTYALDVSAPGYQTTWYPNTTSIATAKLIHVQSLSTIGNLRLVAHGLPGAISGTVNSGEDPSPPITVTVLPETGSNTPSGAKPLATTTVNAQGDYSLANLPTPGTYDLSFSSAGFGVGQAVDTLTGGQHFVANTVVLTASPGTITGTVTAAGQPLGGVTVTATGSGTKVTTATPTSGPVGTYLLANLPTPGTYAITFSAPGYGSTSVAEQLGPGQSLSNINVALTGGAGDVSGTVTSSSGGPLGGVTVTANTESSAVTTTTATTGAEAGSYLLANLPTPGTYAITFSAPGYQSQTVDVTLSTNATASGINATLAPATGTVEGLVETASDQGLAGASITLSNGSTTITTVTASTPAGSYELPEVAPGTYAITATLNGYQSNTVEVQAVAGKTVTAPNLVLTSSGQAS
- a CDS encoding carboxypeptidase-like regulatory domain-containing protein, translating into MRLSVNPSRQNVEPGQEATFTLEVTNTSSVISGHQVRILGLDQAWVQIDDPTISLFPDTSTSTTIHINLPATLPSGTRQFVIEVESLTPPTETDQVRCDIVIPERTQMRLSLDPPTTTAGKEARIGVLVDNRGTGEVSTSLTGSDEPQQIAFSFEPGDLSLQPGEKLLVSAILRAKRPWLGSPKLRSFRIATTSLGEGVIAQGSWVQNPRLSRGVLALLGLVVAGTIFAAVIAGSLSQVVDRSNANSTLALQVAQAAQTKAVTGTGSIAGTVDLATSHAPVSGVTVDLYQPSNLTAPAASVATTTQGTYRFLNLAAGSYDLSYTGAGFSELWYPGVSASNHAKPVQLRDGQRLTGVNISIGALPVSISGKVTGLPATGATLALQLPTSNPLTSVSASSTAPASATPNGVVVASTTLGTNGTFSFSNIPSPETYQLVLTKQGDAPVVQTVTLSSGVSQSGIDLVLTPGNGVISGLVEGAQGPIGGATITATVGTTTISTVSLTNAPHVGSFTVNGLATPSNVSLNISANGYAAQTLAITLAPNQHVTGIVVNLAPGIGSISGVVTTPSGTAPGGVTVTATFGSHTLTTVTASTGTIGSYTLGNLAVPGTYTVTFSRSDLLSQTVVVQLNATIPNAINTNATMVANTATLTGVVSESNGSGIGNATVELVSGSATYSVQTATSPTAGAYSIVGIQPGTYTLNYTRVGGLPISSIVTLTAGEDLTKNQQLSPAAAITAQVVEATSGQAVAGAQIDLYLSSDYAPGATPLATTTTNTSGDFTLSNLEAPQSYLITVAYPPGSAPSTSYNVTTQEGVTVCATNGSTTTSSCQISIQVNG